A window from Bacillota bacterium encodes these proteins:
- a CDS encoding CoA-transferase, which yields MTGEYNPMELMICLAARYLEDGATVVVGTGAPCAAAMLAQRLHAPNLIIMFEAGGVAPILPTMPISVGDSRTFWKAVMATSMDDIMSFCQKGMVDYTFLGGAQVDMYGNINSTMIGTDYSRPRVRFPGSGGANDLGSLCWRTMMITPQDRRRFVPRCDFITTPGYLTGPGAREAAGLPPGTGPYKVITNLAVIGFDEEAKRMRVESLHRGITREQVQENTGFELLWADDLAQSQPPTPEELEVLRREVDPYRYIIGR from the coding sequence GTGACCGGCGAGTACAACCCCATGGAGCTCATGATATGCCTGGCCGCGCGGTACCTCGAAGACGGTGCCACCGTGGTGGTGGGTACCGGGGCACCCTGCGCCGCGGCCATGCTGGCCCAGCGGCTTCACGCCCCGAACCTGATCATCATGTTCGAGGCGGGTGGGGTAGCCCCCATCCTCCCCACCATGCCCATCTCGGTGGGCGATTCCCGCACCTTCTGGAAGGCCGTCATGGCGACCAGCATGGACGACATCATGTCGTTCTGCCAGAAGGGCATGGTGGACTATACCTTCCTGGGCGGAGCCCAGGTGGACATGTACGGCAACATCAACTCCACCATGATCGGCACCGATTACTCCCGGCCCCGGGTGAGGTTCCCGGGTAGCGGCGGCGCCAACGACCTGGGCTCCCTGTGCTGGCGTACCATGATGATCACCCCCCAGGACCGCCGCCGCTTCGTGCCCAGGTGCGACTTCATCACCACCCCGGGGTACCTGACCGGTCCCGGCGCGCGCGAGGCGGCGGGGCTGCCGCCCGGAACGGGCCCGTACAAGGTCATCACCAATCTGGCCGTGATCGGATTCGACGAAGAGGCCAAGCGCATGCGGGTGGAAAGCCTGCACCGGGGCATCACCCGGGAGCAGGTCCAGGAGAACACCGGATTCGAGCTGCTGTGGGCCGACGATCTGGCCCAGAGCCAGCCCCCTACTCCGGAGGAACTGGAAGTGCTCCGGCGGGAGGTCGACCCCTACCGCTACATCATCGGTCGCTGA
- a CDS encoding ATP-binding protein: MRGRYLLLQRAEAILLEEKADKLFGLTRLLDAHLEGDYDDILRLRGIPPDAPPEQKLKVLNEALSPFTDLVAGAFPGVGVGYYSADLDCILTYGPSGEFGNKVGITVDPCHLGRQAMAQRRDVVGVGSMVRGDIMNCMRPLLRGNRTIGFCWANETLEDIYRQMEFRARKVFFSPDVEPVLGLTGLLLSSSRSLLTSLRQFPAGPPRSLTYQPPRESADALPQPPSGDALGALAWSLDRIRRYLTLFLNSLSLGVLIADHQEEVAFVNQALTDLAGITSPPAGLPLPQALTSIGLSELVPAVGELRRTGERYRFASLVLAPPARASRPVRAILSRIEDLPGQGAGLVVLVEDEAGAREEEERLRRAERLAALGELASTIAHEIRNPVTIVAGCLELLGPRAGDREFVAETARIATEELGRINRTVNALLDFARFAEPHLTNTDVNQVLRRATALVRDYARSHHVQVTEEYGDLPSLSADPDHLQQAFLNLLINAVQAMPGGGTLGVRTSCRQGSQFVRVEITDTGEGIKREDQDRVFNMFFTTRTGGTGLGLALVHRIVDEHGGMVEFESEPGRGTSFVVHLPVRVLSWPERHR; encoded by the coding sequence GTGCGGGGACGATATCTCCTCCTGCAGAGGGCAGAGGCCATTCTCCTCGAAGAGAAAGCGGACAAGCTCTTCGGACTCACCCGCCTGCTGGATGCCCACCTCGAGGGCGACTACGACGATATCCTGCGCCTGCGCGGTATTCCCCCTGACGCTCCCCCGGAGCAGAAGCTGAAGGTCCTCAATGAAGCCCTCAGTCCCTTCACCGATCTGGTGGCAGGCGCTTTCCCGGGCGTGGGAGTAGGATACTACTCGGCCGACCTGGACTGCATCCTGACCTACGGGCCGAGCGGCGAATTCGGAAACAAGGTCGGGATCACCGTGGACCCGTGCCACCTGGGGCGCCAGGCCATGGCCCAGAGGCGCGACGTGGTGGGCGTGGGCTCCATGGTGCGGGGGGACATCATGAACTGCATGAGACCCCTGCTCCGGGGGAACCGCACCATCGGCTTCTGCTGGGCCAACGAGACTCTGGAAGACATTTATCGCCAGATGGAGTTCCGCGCCCGGAAGGTGTTCTTTTCCCCCGACGTGGAGCCCGTGCTGGGGCTCACCGGCCTGCTGCTTTCCTCCAGCCGCTCCCTTCTCACCAGCCTGCGCCAGTTCCCCGCCGGGCCACCCCGGTCGCTGACATACCAGCCCCCCAGGGAATCGGCGGATGCGTTGCCCCAGCCCCCTTCCGGGGACGCGCTGGGCGCGCTGGCCTGGTCGCTGGACCGCATCCGCCGCTATCTCACCCTCTTTCTCAACAGCCTCAGCCTCGGGGTGCTCATCGCCGACCACCAGGAAGAAGTGGCCTTCGTCAATCAGGCACTCACCGACCTGGCCGGCATCACCTCTCCCCCCGCGGGTCTCCCCCTGCCCCAGGCCCTCACCAGCATAGGACTGAGCGAACTGGTCCCGGCAGTGGGAGAGCTGAGGCGCACGGGGGAGCGCTACCGGTTCGCCTCGCTGGTCCTGGCCCCTCCTGCCCGTGCTTCGCGACCGGTACGGGCCATCCTCTCCCGGATTGAGGACCTGCCGGGACAGGGAGCCGGCCTGGTCGTCCTGGTAGAAGACGAGGCGGGAGCCCGGGAGGAGGAGGAGCGACTGCGCCGGGCCGAAAGACTGGCGGCACTGGGGGAACTGGCTTCTACCATCGCCCACGAAATCAGGAACCCGGTCACCATCGTGGCTGGTTGCCTGGAACTCCTGGGACCACGGGCCGGGGACCGCGAGTTCGTGGCAGAAACCGCCCGTATCGCCACTGAGGAACTGGGGCGCATCAACCGCACCGTGAATGCCCTCCTGGACTTCGCCCGCTTTGCCGAGCCACACCTGACCAACACAGACGTCAACCAGGTGCTGCGCCGGGCAACTGCCCTGGTACGGGACTATGCCCGTTCCCACCACGTCCAGGTCACAGAGGAGTACGGCGACCTGCCTTCCCTCAGCGCCGATCCCGATCACCTGCAGCAGGCGTTCCTGAACCTCCTCATCAACGCCGTCCAGGCCATGCCGGGCGGAGGTACCCTGGGGGTCCGAACTTCTTGCCGGCAGGGGAGCCAGTTCGTCCGCGTGGAAATAACCGACACGGGAGAAGGCATCAAGCGGGAAGACCAGGACCGGGTCTTCAACATGTTCTTCACCACCAGGACGGGCGGCACCGGGCTGGGGCTGGCCCTGGTCCACCGCATCGTGGACGAGCACGGCGGCATGGTGGAATTCGAGAGCGAACCCGGCCGTGGTACCAGCTTCGTGGTACACCTGCCCGTGCGTGTCCTCAGCTGGCCGGAGCGACACCGGTGA
- a CDS encoding sigma-54 dependent transcriptional regulator, with protein sequence MKGRSSMRPRLLLVDDEPNMAWLLRQILGEEYDLCAASCGQEALHRLRTERPDLALVDMRLGQEDGLQLLQDLRKVHPGMPVIVLTAYATVKTAVEAMKAGAFDYVPKPFDPEELKLTLQRALSLARLSRRVEELEEELRRRYGQADLVAVSPQMLRVLAVAEKVAGSDAPVLITGESGTGKEVVARTIHALSPRHGGPFVAVNCAALPESLLESELFGYEAGAFTGARSRKPGRFENAAGGTILLDEVADMPPPLQAKILRVLEDGEVFPLGARRACPVDVRVISCTNRDLARQVQQGSFREDLYFRLAVIPLHLPPLRERREDIPLLAQHFVKSFGEKYGKHIQLSTDALRCLQGYTWPGNVRELRNLIEQIVILSEKKVIDGCDLPPHIAGAPQIAGVRPDDTTGRPATLHRARQQAEWWAIREALRAAGGNRTRAARSLGISRRALLNKLKGMPPDELPPREAAMPPGDLGPREALMPPAELGPREALIPPAAPPPRDELLPRDERQSRGGTQPAPP encoded by the coding sequence GTGAAAGGCAGGTCCAGCATGCGCCCGCGACTCCTCCTCGTAGACGACGAGCCCAACATGGCCTGGCTTCTGAGGCAGATACTGGGAGAAGAGTACGACCTGTGCGCGGCCTCCTGCGGTCAGGAGGCGCTGCATCGCCTGCGCACGGAAAGGCCCGATCTGGCCCTGGTGGACATGCGCCTGGGCCAGGAAGACGGGCTGCAACTGCTGCAGGACTTGCGGAAGGTCCATCCTGGCATGCCCGTCATCGTCCTGACCGCGTACGCAACCGTGAAGACGGCAGTCGAGGCTATGAAGGCGGGTGCTTTCGACTACGTCCCCAAGCCCTTCGACCCCGAGGAGCTCAAGCTGACTCTGCAGCGGGCCCTTTCCCTGGCCCGGCTGAGCCGGCGGGTGGAGGAACTGGAGGAGGAGTTGCGGCGCCGCTACGGCCAGGCCGACCTGGTGGCCGTGAGCCCGCAGATGCTGCGGGTGCTGGCGGTGGCGGAGAAGGTGGCCGGCAGCGACGCCCCCGTCCTCATCACCGGCGAGAGCGGTACGGGCAAAGAGGTGGTCGCCCGCACCATCCACGCCCTCAGCCCCCGGCATGGCGGTCCCTTCGTGGCGGTCAACTGCGCTGCCCTGCCCGAATCCCTGCTGGAGAGCGAACTGTTCGGCTACGAGGCGGGAGCCTTCACCGGCGCCAGATCGCGCAAGCCCGGGCGGTTCGAGAACGCCGCCGGAGGGACCATCCTCCTGGATGAGGTGGCCGACATGCCCCCGCCCCTGCAGGCCAAGATCTTGCGCGTCCTGGAGGACGGAGAGGTGTTCCCGCTGGGCGCGCGCCGGGCATGCCCGGTGGACGTGCGGGTGATCTCCTGCACCAACCGCGACCTGGCCAGGCAGGTCCAGCAGGGGAGTTTCCGGGAGGACCTCTACTTCCGCCTGGCGGTCATCCCCCTCCACCTTCCTCCCCTGCGCGAGCGGCGGGAGGACATTCCCCTGCTGGCACAGCACTTCGTGAAATCGTTCGGGGAGAAATACGGCAAGCACATCCAGCTGTCGACCGACGCCCTGCGCTGCCTGCAGGGGTACACCTGGCCGGGAAACGTAAGGGAGTTGCGCAACCTCATCGAGCAGATCGTTATCCTCTCGGAGAAGAAGGTGATAGACGGGTGCGATCTGCCCCCGCACATCGCCGGTGCACCGCAGATCGCCGGTGTCCGCCCGGATGACACCACCGGTCGGCCGGCTACGCTGCACCGGGCCCGCCAGCAGGCGGAATGGTGGGCCATAAGGGAAGCCCTACGCGCAGCCGGCGGCAACCGCACCCGGGCCGCCCGTTCCCTGGGCATATCCCGACGCGCTCTGCTCAACAAACTCAAGGGGATGCCGCCGGACGAACTGCCACCGCGGGAGGCGGCGATGCCGCCCGGCGACCTCGGTCCGCGCGAGGCTCTGATGCCGCCCGCTGAACTCGGTCCGCGCGAGGCCCTGATCCCGCCCGCCGCGCCCCCTCCGCGGGACGAACTCTTGCCGCGCGACGAACGCCAGTCGCGCGGCGGGACCCAGCCGGCACCCCCCTGA
- a CDS encoding DUF2642 domain-containing protein — protein sequence MSSVDPSLISGFDEPQFVRHLQGLVGQNVQVATVCGTIAGLLRQVFPDHVLLETPQGPTHVRMRQMCWVRPAPAG from the coding sequence ATGTCAAGCGTCGATCCGTCCCTGATCTCGGGCTTCGATGAGCCGCAGTTCGTGCGTCACCTGCAGGGTCTGGTGGGACAGAACGTGCAGGTGGCGACGGTGTGCGGCACTATCGCCGGCCTGCTGCGGCAGGTGTTCCCCGACCACGTCCTGCTGGAGACGCCCCAGGGGCCGACCCACGTGCGCATGCGCCAGATGTGCTGGGTGCGGCCGGCGCCTGCGGGATGA
- a CDS encoding class I SAM-dependent DNA methyltransferase, protein MNHSQIVSFIWGVADLIRDSFKRGKYQDVILPLTVLRRLDCVLAPTKGKVLETVARFKEKLENLDPQLRRASGFAFYNKSLYDFDKLIADAPNLAANLRNYISGFSANMREVLEKFDFDNTITKLDEAGLLFQVMERFKNVGLHPDEVDNPTMGTIFEELIRKFNEALNENPGEHFTPRDVVHLMADLLLAGDEERIRRKGVVLTVYDPCCGTGGMLTITKDHILGNGGRGGINPEADIHLFGQEVNPETFAVCKSDLFMKDPTGRDADHIAFGSTLSGDRHAGRTFDYLIANPPYGKDWRRDEDAVRAEHERGSGGRFGAGLPRINDGQLLFLQHMLAHMKPVDEGGSRVAIIMNGSPLFSSDAGSGESEIRRWILENDWLEALIALPEQLFYNTGIATYVWVLTNRKAPERKGLVQLIDATSFWVPMRRSLGEKRREIPPDKAAEILALHGAFEEGELVRIFPATHFGYRKITIERPLRLNFQATPERIARLDDEPAFQNLARSKKKSPEERAREEQEGRQLQVDIKRVLSTLPRTLFKDRDAFVAELKKAEGREGTKLTVPLRKAVLSALSERDETASVCRDDNGNPEPDPELRDTENVPLSENIEAYFEREVKPYVPDAWINTAIRDHKDGQVGKVGYEINFKRYFFKYTPPRPLEDIEADIQAIEGDVIRLLADLTNRNEVGR, encoded by the coding sequence TTGAATCACAGCCAGATCGTCAGCTTCATCTGGGGAGTAGCCGACCTGATCCGGGACAGCTTCAAACGCGGCAAGTACCAGGACGTCATCCTGCCCCTCACCGTTCTGCGGCGCCTCGACTGCGTCCTCGCCCCCACGAAGGGGAAGGTCCTGGAGACGGTGGCTAGGTTCAAGGAGAAGCTGGAGAACCTCGACCCCCAACTGCGCCGTGCTTCCGGCTTCGCCTTCTACAACAAGTCCCTGTATGACTTCGACAAGCTCATCGCCGACGCACCCAACCTGGCTGCCAACTTGCGTAACTATATAAGCGGCTTCAGCGCCAACATGCGCGAGGTCCTGGAGAAATTCGACTTCGACAACACCATCACCAAGCTAGATGAGGCGGGGCTGCTGTTCCAGGTGATGGAGCGGTTCAAGAACGTGGGTCTGCACCCCGACGAGGTCGACAACCCCACCATGGGCACCATCTTCGAAGAGCTGATCCGTAAGTTCAACGAGGCGCTCAATGAGAACCCAGGCGAACACTTCACCCCCCGCGACGTCGTGCACCTCATGGCCGACCTCTTGCTGGCGGGCGATGAGGAACGCATCCGCCGCAAGGGCGTGGTGCTCACTGTTTACGACCCCTGCTGCGGCACGGGGGGAATGCTCACCATCACGAAGGATCACATCCTCGGTAACGGCGGCCGGGGCGGGATCAACCCCGAAGCCGACATCCATCTGTTCGGCCAAGAGGTCAATCCGGAGACATTCGCCGTATGCAAGTCAGACCTGTTCATGAAGGACCCCACGGGGCGAGATGCCGACCACATCGCCTTTGGGAGTACCCTCTCCGGCGACCGCCACGCTGGCCGCACCTTCGACTACCTGATCGCCAACCCGCCCTACGGCAAGGACTGGAGGCGCGACGAGGACGCGGTGCGGGCGGAGCACGAACGCGGATCCGGAGGCCGCTTTGGGGCAGGTCTGCCCCGCATCAATGACGGACAACTGCTCTTCCTGCAGCACATGCTGGCCCACATGAAGCCAGTGGACGAGGGCGGCTCCCGCGTGGCCATTATCATGAACGGGTCCCCCCTCTTCTCCAGCGACGCAGGCAGCGGCGAGAGCGAGATCCGCCGCTGGATTCTGGAGAACGACTGGCTGGAGGCGCTGATCGCTTTGCCCGAGCAACTCTTTTACAATACCGGCATTGCGACCTACGTTTGGGTGCTCACGAACCGCAAAGCCCCAGAGCGCAAAGGGCTAGTACAACTCATCGATGCCACTTCATTTTGGGTACCGATGCGCAGAAGCCTGGGTGAAAAGCGCCGCGAAATCCCTCCAGACAAGGCAGCCGAAATCCTTGCCCTGCACGGCGCCTTCGAAGAAGGGGAACTGGTCAGGATCTTCCCCGCCACCCACTTTGGATACCGCAAGATCACCATAGAACGCCCACTGCGCCTGAACTTCCAGGCCACCCCCGAGCGAATCGCCCGCCTCGACGACGAACCCGCCTTCCAAAACCTTGCCCGGAGCAAGAAGAAGAGCCCCGAGGAAAGGGCCCGAGAAGAGCAGGAGGGGCGTCAGTTACAGGTGGATATCAAGCGCGTGCTTTCCACTCTTCCCCGTACCCTGTTCAAGGACCGTGATGCTTTCGTGGCCGAGCTGAAAAAGGCTGAGGGGCGCGAGGGAACCAAGCTTACGGTCCCCCTGCGCAAGGCCGTGCTCTCTGCCCTTTCGGAACGTGACGAAACGGCCTCGGTCTGCCGCGATGATAACGGCAACCCCGAACCAGACCCCGAACTCCGCGACACCGAAAACGTCCCGCTCTCCGAAAACATCGAGGCCTACTTCGAGCGAGAAGTCAAACCCTACGTCCCCGATGCCTGGATCAACACCGCCATTCGCGACCACAAGGACGGCCAGGTCGGCAAGGTGGGCTACGAGATCAACTTCAAGCGCTATTTCTTCAAGTACACCCCGCCCCGCCCACTTGAGGATATCGAAGCCGACATCCAAGCAATCGAAGGCGACGTCATCCGTTTGCTGGCCGACCTGACCAACCGGAACGAGGTGGGGCGGTGA
- a CDS encoding restriction endonuclease subunit S gives MRFFVELNPSPRAERHSPEMVVSFVPMEALGEFGGLRLDAEKRLDEVLTGYTYFAENDVLVAKITPCFENGKGALAEGLANRTGFGTTELYVLRARPGLVSRFLFYLTISHPFRKIGESEMYGAGGQKRVPPHVVRDFRFARPSLAEQRAIALFLDRETARIDRLVACKKRLIELLSEKRAALITRAVTRGLDSGVPLKDSGVNWLGEIPAHWETRRLKELSALQTGLTLGKTYEGQQLTTRPYLRVANVQDGYLDLAEITEIEVPVQDVHHYELQAGDVLMTEGGDFDKLGRGYVWEGQIAGCLHQNHIFVVRPQPDRLNSHLLALVMSSHYGRAYFTAESKQSTNLASTNTKTLRNFPIPLPPLSEQEAIVGWVKLQTAKIDQLTGRIREGIDRLHEYRTALIWAAVTGKIDVHEEVEVI, from the coding sequence TTGCGTTTCTTCGTAGAACTCAACCCCTCGCCCCGCGCCGAGCGCCATTCGCCGGAAATGGTCGTGTCCTTTGTTCCGATGGAGGCACTGGGAGAATTTGGCGGGCTCCGTCTGGATGCAGAGAAGAGGCTGGATGAAGTCCTCACCGGCTACACCTACTTTGCCGAAAACGATGTACTCGTGGCCAAGATCACACCGTGCTTCGAGAACGGCAAGGGTGCACTGGCGGAAGGGCTGGCCAACCGCACCGGCTTCGGAACAACTGAGCTTTATGTGTTGCGCGCCCGGCCGGGGCTCGTTTCGCGTTTCCTATTCTACCTGACCATCAGTCATCCGTTTCGGAAGATCGGCGAATCGGAGATGTACGGCGCCGGAGGCCAGAAGCGTGTTCCTCCCCACGTTGTGAGAGACTTCCGCTTCGCCAGACCCTCGCTCGCCGAGCAACGCGCCATTGCTCTGTTCCTTGACCGCGAGACAGCAAGGATTGACCGGCTAGTGGCATGCAAGAAACGGCTGATCGAGTTATTGAGCGAGAAGCGTGCCGCACTCATCACGCGTGCTGTCACCAGAGGACTCGATTCCGGCGTTCCGCTTAAAGATTCCGGGGTTAATTGGCTGGGAGAGATCCCGGCCCATTGGGAAACCAGGAGGCTCAAAGAACTGAGTGCGTTGCAGACGGGCCTCACCTTGGGCAAGACGTACGAGGGGCAGCAACTGACCACACGGCCCTACCTGAGAGTGGCGAATGTGCAGGACGGCTACCTCGATCTTGCGGAGATCACCGAGATCGAGGTCCCCGTCCAGGACGTGCACCACTACGAGCTTCAGGCGGGGGACGTCTTGATGACCGAGGGCGGTGACTTCGACAAGCTGGGGCGCGGATACGTGTGGGAAGGCCAGATAGCTGGGTGCCTTCACCAGAACCACATCTTTGTTGTCCGACCCCAGCCGGACCGACTCAATTCTCATCTTCTGGCCCTGGTCATGAGCAGCCACTATGGCCGCGCCTATTTCACCGCCGAGTCCAAGCAGTCGACCAACCTCGCCTCGACCAACACCAAGACGCTTCGGAACTTCCCTATCCCCCTGCCGCCGCTGTCGGAGCAAGAGGCTATCGTGGGTTGGGTGAAGTTGCAGACTGCGAAGATCGACCAGTTGACTGGAAGAATCCGCGAGGGTATTGACCGCCTCCATGAGTACCGGACCGCGCTCATCTGGGCGGCGGTGACGGGGAAGATCGACGTGCATGAGGAGGTGGAGGTCATATGA